The following are encoded in a window of Poecile atricapillus isolate bPoeAtr1 chromosome 21, bPoeAtr1.hap1, whole genome shotgun sequence genomic DNA:
- the RABEP1 gene encoding rab GTPase-binding effector protein 1 has protein sequence MAQPGPSAQTEDALLQRVAELEKVNAEFLRTKQQLEQEFNQKRAKFKELYLAKEEDLKRQNAVLQAAQDDLGQLRTQLMEAHAEMENIKAIATVSETTKQEAIDEVKRQWQEEVASLQAIMKETVRDYELQYHHRMEQERAQWSQYRENMEREIAELRRRLSEGQEEENLENEMKKAQEDAEKLRSVVMPMEKEIAALKEKLAEAEEKIKAASEVKELNHYLEAEKSCRTDLEMYVAVLNTQKSVLQEDAEKLRKELHEVCHLLEQERQQHNQLKHTWQKANDQFLESQRLLMRDMQRMEIVLTSEQLRQVEELKKKDQEEDEQQRLSKRKEEKQKDSDDETKASCSLAPEETLTQLSNEEVHVNSTHGSVHSLDADLLLSSGESFNKPDTDMFKDGLRRAQSTDSLGTSGSLQSKALGYNNKAKSAGNLDESDFGPLVGADSVSENFDTASLGSLQMPSGFMLTKDQEKAIKAMTPEQEETASLLSSVTQGVESAYVSPSGYRLVSETEWNLLQKEVQNAGNKLGRRCDMCSNYEKQLQGIQIQEAETRDQVKKLQVMLRQANDQLEKTMKDKQELEDYMKQSAEDSSNQISLLMAKCQKSENFLSELQQAFLQAKRSVQEQMAVLTQSREQVSEELVRLQKDNESLQGKHSLHVSLQQAEDFILPEAAEELRELILKYREDIISVRTAADHLEEKLKAEILFLKEQIQAEQYLKENIEETLQLEIENCKEEIASISSLKAELERIKVEKEQLESSSQENLQQLESLQEAKNTLEEQLKKETAAKANLEQLVFEEKNKAQRLQTELDVSEQVQRDFVKLSQTLQVQLERIRQADSLERIRAILNDTKLTDINQLPET, from the exons atGCTCTTCTACAACGGGTAGCAGAATTGGAAAAGGTCAATGCAGAATTTCTGCGCACAAAGCAGCAACTTGAGCAAGAATTTAATCAAAAGAGAGCAAAATTTAAGGAGTTATACCTGGCTAAGGAAG AGGACCTGAAAAGACAGAATGCAGTGCTGCAGGCGGCCCAGGATGACCTGGGCCAGCTGCGGACCCAGCTGATGGAAGCCCACGCTGAAATGGAGAACATCAAGGCCATAGCCACAGTGTCAGAGACCACCAAGCAGGAGGCCATCGACGAGGTCAAGAGGCAGTGGCAAGAAGAAGTGGCTTCTCTCCAGGCCATCATGAAAG AGACTGTTCGTGACTATGAGCTCCAGTATCACCACAGGATGGAGCAAGAGCGAGCTCAGTGGAGCCAGTACCGAGAAAACATGGAGCGGGAAATTGCAGAGTTAAGGAGGCGACTGTCTGAaggccaggaggaggaaaacctagaaaatgaaatgaaaaag GCTCAGGAAGATGCCGAGAAGCTGCGCTCGGTTGTGATGCCCATGGAGAAAGAGATTGCAGCCCTAAAGGAGAAGCTGgcagaagctgaagaaaaaataaaagcagcatcAGAG GTTAAAGAGCTGAACCATTATTTAGAAGCTGAGAAGTCGTGTAGGACAGACTTGGAGATGTACGTGGCTGTTCTCAACACACAAAAATCAGTCCTGCAGGAAGATGCAGAGAAGTTGAGGAAGGAGCTGCATGAAG TTTGCCATCTCCTAGAGCaagagaggcagcagcacaaccAGCTGAAGCACACATGGCAGAAAGCCAATGACCAGTTCCTGGAGTCCCAGCGCCTGCTGATGAGGGACATGCAGAGGATGGAAATTGTGCTCACCTCAGAGCAGCTCCGGCAGGTggaagagctgaaaaaaaaggaTCAG GAGGAAGATGAGCAGCAAAGGCTGagcaagagaaaggaagagaaacaaaaagatTCAGATGATGAAACAAAGGCTTCATGTTCTCTGGCCCCTGAAGAAACCCTTACCCAGCTCTCTAATGAAGAG GTGCATGTGAATAGCACCCATGGCTCAGTCCATTCCCTGGATGCAGACTTGCTTCTTTCCTCTGGCGAATCCTTCAATAAACCAGACACAGATATGTTTAAAGATGGACTACGGAGAGCACAGTCAACAGACAGTCTGGGCACATCTGGATCCTTACAGTCCAAAGCTTTAGGATAcaacaacaaagcaaaatctGCTGGGAACCTGGATGAGTCAGATTTTGGACCACTTGTTGGAGCAGATTCAGTGTCTGAGAACTTTGATACGGCTTCCCTTGGATCCCTGCAAATGCCGAGCGGGTTCATGTTGACCAAAGATCAGGAAAAAGCAATCAAAGCAATGACACCAGAGCAAGAAGAGACTGCTTCCCTGCTCTCCAGTGTCACCCAGGGCGTGGAAAGTGCTTATGTGTCCCCCAGCGGGTACCGCCTGGTCAGCGAGACAGAGTGGAACCTGCTGCAGAAGGAG GTGCAGAATGCAGGGAACAAGCTGGGCAGGCGCTGTGACATGTGCTCCAATTATGAGAAGCAGTTGCAAGGTATCCAGATCCAGGAGGCTGAGACCAGAGACCAG GTGAAGAAGCTGCAGGTGATGCTGAGGCAGGCTAACGATCAGCTGGAAAAGACAATGAAAGATAAACAGGAATTGGAGGATTACATGAAACAAAGTGCTGAAGACTCCTCTAATCAG atCTCCTTGCTCATGGCCAAGTGTCAGAAGTCAGAGAATTTCCTCAGTGAGCTGCAGCAGGCGTTTCTGCAAGCCAAGAGAAGTGTCCAGGAGCAAATG GCTGTCCTGACACAGTCAAGGGAGCAGGTTTCAGAAGAGTTGGTGAGACTGCAAAAAGATAATGAAAGTCTtcaaggaaaacacagcttgCATGTGTCCTTACAGCAGGCTGAAGATTTCATTCTACCAGAAGCAGCAGAg GAACTCCGTGAGCTGATCCTCAAGTACCGGGAAGACATCATCAGTGTGAGGACAGCAGCAGATCACCTCGAGGAGAAGCTGAAGGCTGAGATCCTGTTCTTGAAAGAACAGATCCAAGCTGAacaatatttgaaagaaaatatagaaGAAACTCTACAGCTGGAAATAGAAAATTGCAAAGAGGAAATAG CTTCCATTTCCAGTTTAAAAGCTGAACTAGAAAGAATAAAAGTGGAAAAGGAGCAG tTGGAAAGTTCTTCACAGGAaaacctgcagcagctggagagtCTGCAGGAGGCAAAGAACACTCTAGAAGAACAGCTGAAGAAGGAGACTGCAGCAAAG GCCAACCTTGAGCAGCTGGTGTTTGAAGAGAAGAACAAAGCTCAGCGGTTGCAGACTGAATTAGATGTCAGTGAGCAAGTGCAGAGAGACTTTGTAAAGCTTTCTCAGACACTTCAG GTGCAGCTGGAGAGGATCCGGCAGGCAGATTCCCTGGAGAGAATCCGTGCAATCCTGAACGACACAAAACTGACGGACATTAATCAGCTCCCTGAAACATGA